A single genomic interval of Rhizobium leguminosarum bv. trifolii WSM1325 harbors:
- a CDS encoding L-asparaginase II (PFAM: L-asparaginase II~KEGG: rec:RHECIAT_CH0001230 L-asparaginase II protein) has product MTNPVTVEVTRGLLVESRHRGAVAVVDGDGTLVFSLGDIEAAVFPRSSCKAMQALPLIESGAADAYGFGDKELALACASHNGEDEHVALAASMLSRACRDAETLECGAHWSFHQKTLIHQARTLEAPNALHNNCSGKHAGFICACCHQDLDPKGYVGYQHPLQVEIRAAIESLTGAVLGADSCGTDGCSIPTYAVPLRSLAHGFAKMATGTGLEPLRAKASRRLIEACMAEPFYVAGSGRACTALMQIAPGRIFCKTGAEGVFCAAIPEKGIAIALKCEDGMTRAAEAMVAATLARFFEAESEVHAALMAHAATPMRNWNGIHVGDIRVTSALAG; this is encoded by the coding sequence ATGACAAATCCCGTCACCGTCGAAGTCACCCGCGGCCTGCTCGTCGAAAGTCGCCATCGTGGCGCGGTGGCTGTGGTCGATGGCGATGGCACGCTTGTCTTCTCGTTGGGCGATATCGAGGCCGCGGTCTTCCCGCGCTCGTCCTGCAAGGCGATGCAGGCGCTGCCGCTGATCGAGAGTGGTGCTGCCGATGCCTATGGCTTCGGCGATAAGGAATTGGCGCTGGCCTGCGCCTCGCATAATGGCGAGGACGAGCATGTGGCGCTGGCCGCTTCCATGCTGTCGCGCGCCTGTCGCGATGCCGAGACGCTGGAATGCGGCGCCCATTGGTCGTTCCATCAGAAAACCCTGATCCATCAGGCCCGCACGCTCGAGGCACCGAACGCGCTGCACAACAATTGCTCGGGAAAACATGCCGGCTTCATCTGCGCTTGCTGCCATCAGGACCTCGATCCGAAGGGTTATGTCGGCTATCAGCACCCGCTGCAGGTCGAGATCCGCGCGGCGATAGAAAGCCTGACCGGCGCTGTGCTTGGCGCGGACAGCTGCGGCACCGACGGCTGCTCGATCCCGACCTATGCCGTGCCGCTGCGCAGCCTTGCCCACGGTTTTGCCAAAATGGCGACCGGCACCGGCCTCGAACCCCTGCGCGCCAAGGCATCCCGCCGGCTGATCGAGGCCTGCATGGCCGAGCCCTTCTATGTCGCCGGCTCCGGCCGCGCCTGCACGGCGCTGATGCAGATCGCCCCCGGCCGCATCTTCTGCAAGACAGGTGCCGAAGGCGTCTTCTGCGCGGCGATCCCGGAAAAGGGCATCGCCATCGCGCTCAAATGCGAGGATGGCATGACCCGCGCTGCCGAAGCCATGGTGGCGGCGACCCTCGCCCGCTTCTTCGAGGCGGAGAGCGAGGTGCATGCGGCATTGATGGCTCATGCCGCAACGCCGATGCGCAATTGGAACGGCATCCATGTCGGCGATATCAGGGTCACCTCCGCCTTGGCCGGATGA
- a CDS encoding hypothetical protein (KEGG: hypothetical protein), with the protein MFAGRYLWWMLMGIGIFMFAALSLDYITWLTIQLSGCGDMAGACEPVLRLISGMLKPACIWTAIGVLFMATLLRLHTLSLIWFWGPIVAVWFVASTPILLFLAADAAALTQPATLAALPVALLFLAAFIAYLMFALEDGDMPPLAASVPLRLTLRLTALYGALAGAAFMPELSRIAGTLLDMPALSVVIALAQPYLQMVLTFGTGSMAPAYAVLAAFIAALAASLLPHAEAPQPSRSAIMLRRLRR; encoded by the coding sequence ATGTTTGCAGGCCGCTATCTCTGGTGGATGCTGATGGGGATCGGCATCTTCATGTTCGCCGCGCTGAGCCTCGATTATATCACCTGGCTCACGATCCAGCTGTCCGGCTGCGGCGATATGGCCGGCGCCTGCGAGCCGGTCCTCCGGCTGATATCGGGCATGCTCAAACCCGCCTGCATCTGGACCGCAATCGGCGTGCTCTTCATGGCGACGCTGCTCCGTCTTCACACTCTCTCGCTCATCTGGTTCTGGGGACCGATCGTCGCTGTCTGGTTCGTCGCCTCCACGCCGATCCTGCTCTTCCTGGCGGCGGACGCAGCGGCGCTGACGCAGCCCGCCACCCTGGCGGCGCTGCCCGTCGCCTTGCTGTTTCTGGCGGCCTTCATCGCCTATCTCATGTTTGCCCTCGAGGACGGTGACATGCCGCCGCTTGCAGCCTCGGTGCCGTTGCGCCTCACACTCCGCCTGACGGCGCTCTACGGCGCGCTTGCTGGCGCAGCCTTCATGCCGGAACTGTCGCGGATCGCCGGGACACTGCTCGACATGCCGGCACTTTCCGTCGTCATCGCGCTGGCGCAGCCATATCTGCAGATGGTGCTGACCTTTGGAACCGGCAGCATGGCGCCGGCCTATGCCGTGTTGGCGGCCTTCATCGCGGCCCTTGCCGCAAGCCTCTTGCCGCATGCTGAAGCACCGCAGCCCTCCCGCAGCGCCATCATGCTGCGGCGATTGCGCCGTTGA
- a CDS encoding transcriptional regulator, DeoR family (PFAM: regulatory protein DeoR~SMART: regulatory protein DeoR~KEGG: rec:RHECIAT_CH0001231 probable transcriptional regulator protein, DeoR family): MLTTQRKALILDILRRDGQVIAKRVAEDFALSEDTIRRDLREMAAEGLLKRVHGGAMPLAPDLPDFTARRSVSSQIKARLGAAAAAMVKPGQMIFLDGGTTTAEIARHLPRDMPLTVATHSPTIAAELEHHPTAEVILAGGRLYKHSMVATGAAAMAAISQLRPDLFFLGVTAAHPVHGLSTGDFEEAAIKRHIARCAAETHVLLTEEKFDLVSPCPVLGISEVAGLIVPAEMTAEQLKPYRDLNGAIAAA, from the coding sequence ATGCTGACAACCCAACGCAAGGCCCTCATTCTCGACATCCTGCGCCGTGACGGCCAGGTGATCGCTAAACGCGTCGCCGAGGATTTCGCGCTTTCGGAGGACACTATCCGGCGTGACCTCCGGGAAATGGCGGCGGAGGGGCTGTTGAAACGAGTGCATGGCGGGGCGATGCCGCTGGCGCCTGATCTGCCGGATTTTACCGCCCGGCGCAGCGTCTCGTCGCAGATCAAGGCACGGCTGGGGGCGGCGGCGGCGGCGATGGTGAAGCCCGGTCAGATGATCTTCCTCGACGGCGGCACGACGACGGCGGAGATCGCCAGGCACTTGCCGCGCGACATGCCGCTGACGGTTGCGACCCACAGCCCGACGATTGCCGCCGAACTGGAACACCACCCGACAGCCGAGGTGATCCTCGCCGGCGGACGGCTCTACAAACATTCGATGGTGGCGACGGGGGCAGCGGCGATGGCGGCGATCTCGCAGCTTCGCCCCGACCTCTTCTTCCTCGGGGTGACGGCCGCCCATCCGGTGCACGGGCTTTCCACCGGCGATTTCGAGGAAGCGGCGATCAAGCGGCACATCGCCCGCTGCGCGGCTGAAACGCATGTGCTGCTGACCGAGGAGAAGTTCGACCTCGTCTCGCCCTGCCCCGTGCTTGGCATTTCCGAGGTGGCGGGGCTGATCGTGCCGGCGGAGATGACGGCTGAACAGCTGAAACCCTATCGCGATCTCAACGGCGCAATCGCCGCAGCATGA
- a CDS encoding conserved hypothetical protein (KEGG: rec:RHECIAT_CH0001232 hypothetical protein) translates to MLILIAGPYRSGTGDDPEKMAANLKRLEAPSHALFQAGHVPMIGEWVALPIWHAAGGRSVGDALYEEIFHPVAGRLLQLCEGVLRLPGDSKGADNDVRIARERGIPVWHRLEDVPGCG, encoded by the coding sequence ATGTTGATTTTGATTGCCGGGCCCTATCGGTCCGGAACGGGCGACGACCCGGAAAAGATGGCCGCCAACCTGAAGCGGCTGGAAGCGCCCTCGCACGCGCTGTTTCAGGCCGGCCATGTGCCGATGATCGGCGAATGGGTGGCCCTGCCGATCTGGCACGCCGCCGGCGGCCGGTCGGTCGGCGATGCACTCTACGAAGAGATCTTCCACCCGGTCGCCGGCCGGCTGCTGCAGCTCTGCGAGGGCGTGCTGCGCCTGCCGGGCGATTCCAAGGGAGCTGATAACGACGTCCGCATCGCCCGGGAACGCGGCATCCCGGTCTGGCACCGGCTGGAGGATGTGCCGGGCTGCGGCTGA
- a CDS encoding Glutathione S-transferase domain protein (PFAM: Glutathione S-transferase domain~KEGG: rec:RHECIAT_CH0001233 glutathione S-transferase protein), with the protein MLTLYYAPGTCALASLIALEESGLAFEVKKISLRDGEQRSPDYLKINPKGRVPALVTDYGVLTETPAILAYIAQSAPAAKLAPLDDPFEFARLQSFNSYICSTVHVNHAHRPRGSRWADEPAAIEAMKAKVPQNMVDCFTLIEQTMFEGPWVMGEAYSLADPYLFVMTDWLPSDGVDPARFEKASDHHARMLQRPAVQRALAYDRA; encoded by the coding sequence ATGCTGACACTATACTACGCTCCGGGAACCTGCGCGCTCGCAAGCCTTATTGCCCTGGAAGAATCCGGCCTGGCCTTCGAAGTCAAGAAGATCAGCCTCCGCGATGGCGAGCAGCGCTCGCCGGATTATCTGAAGATCAACCCGAAGGGCCGGGTGCCGGCACTGGTCACCGATTATGGCGTGCTGACGGAAACGCCGGCGATCTTGGCCTATATCGCCCAGAGCGCGCCGGCCGCCAAGCTGGCGCCGCTTGACGATCCTTTCGAGTTTGCCAGGCTGCAGTCCTTCAACAGCTATATCTGCTCGACCGTGCATGTGAACCATGCGCATCGCCCGCGCGGCTCGCGCTGGGCGGACGAGCCGGCGGCCATCGAGGCGATGAAGGCCAAGGTGCCGCAGAATATGGTCGATTGTTTCACGTTGATCGAGCAGACGATGTTCGAAGGCCCATGGGTGATGGGCGAAGCCTATTCGCTCGCCGATCCCTATCTCTTCGTCATGACCGACTGGCTGCCGTCGGACGGCGTCGATCCCGCCCGCTTCGAAAAGGCGAGCGACCACCACGCCCGCATGCTGCAGCGCCCCGCCGTCCAGCGGGCGCTGGCCTACGATCGGGCCTGA
- a CDS encoding protein of unknown function DUF661 (PFAM: protein of unknown function DUF661~KEGG: hypothetical protein), with the protein MAGNVDAIFERLKRLAAEAGLPDVEESTSYGNPALKVGGKSFVAVKNAETIVISISLDDKDHLLEMAPDVYFQTDHYVGWPHLPVRAAVISDEELRLRLIGAWLFRAPKKLADGFNDQARS; encoded by the coding sequence ATGGCCGGCAATGTCGATGCAATCTTCGAACGCCTGAAGCGGCTGGCGGCGGAAGCCGGGCTGCCTGATGTCGAGGAGAGCACCTCCTACGGCAATCCGGCGCTGAAGGTCGGCGGCAAGAGTTTCGTTGCGGTGAAGAATGCCGAGACGATCGTGATCTCGATTTCGCTCGACGACAAGGATCACCTGCTGGAGATGGCGCCTGACGTCTATTTTCAAACCGATCATTATGTCGGCTGGCCGCATCTGCCGGTGCGCGCCGCCGTGATCAGCGACGAGGAATTGCGGTTGCGGCTGATCGGCGCCTGGCTGTTCCGGGCGCCGAAGAAGCTTGCCGACGGTTTTAACGATCAGGCCCGATCGTAG
- a CDS encoding conserved hypothetical protein (KEGG: rec:RHECIAT_CH0001237 hypothetical protein), translating into MSLLKFFLRPVLHLGSAEIADSPAWKDDPLRHPEVERMSMREIADLPLGMPAGFPKEAKPPLAKCA; encoded by the coding sequence ATGTCGTTGCTGAAGTTTTTCTTGAGGCCCGTCCTTCATCTGGGCAGTGCGGAAATTGCAGATTCTCCTGCCTGGAAGGACGATCCGTTGCGGCATCCTGAGGTCGAGCGCATGTCGATGCGCGAAATCGCCGATCTGCCGCTCGGGATGCCGGCCGGCTTTCCCAAAGAGGCCAAGCCGCCGCTGGCGAAATGCGCCTGA
- a CDS encoding transcriptional regulator, LysR family (PFAM: LysR substrate-binding; regulatory protein LysR~KEGG: rec:RHECIAT_CH0001238 probable transcriptional regulator protein, LysR family) — MKNLNMVHLNGLRALEAVGRLGSLQAAADELGVSVGAVSQQVIKAEAQLGQVIFERTARGMIATEAGRPVLLALDEGFARLSAAVSIASRKDDTILTISVAPVFAARWLVYRLDRFAERHPDIKLRLDATTNLVNPALCDVDIGIRVGNGKWPDVKAELLLAQEVFPVCSPDMAATLKEPADILQLPAIIDGHAMFTWEVWMREVGLSGATLSTRHVFNDASLCLDAAIAGQGVMLAWQTLAAFALAEGRLAAPFGIRAPTGFGHYFVTAEGTREPKKVKDFKAWIREEMAGTLALFP, encoded by the coding sequence ATGAAGAACTTGAATATGGTCCATCTCAACGGCCTGCGCGCGCTGGAGGCCGTCGGTCGTCTCGGCTCGCTCCAGGCCGCCGCCGACGAACTCGGCGTCTCGGTTGGCGCCGTCAGCCAGCAGGTCATCAAGGCCGAAGCCCAGCTTGGTCAGGTGATCTTCGAGCGCACCGCCAGGGGCATGATCGCCACCGAAGCCGGCCGGCCGGTGCTCCTGGCGCTCGACGAGGGTTTTGCTCGTCTTTCGGCAGCGGTGTCGATCGCGAGCCGCAAGGACGATACGATCCTGACGATCTCGGTGGCGCCGGTTTTCGCCGCCCGCTGGCTCGTCTACCGGCTGGATCGATTCGCCGAGCGCCATCCCGACATCAAGCTGCGGCTGGATGCGACGACCAATCTCGTCAATCCGGCGCTTTGTGATGTCGATATCGGCATCCGCGTCGGCAACGGCAAATGGCCGGATGTGAAGGCTGAACTGCTGCTGGCACAGGAGGTCTTTCCCGTCTGTTCCCCTGATATGGCCGCGACATTGAAAGAGCCCGCCGATATCCTCCAACTGCCTGCCATCATCGATGGCCATGCCATGTTCACCTGGGAGGTCTGGATGCGCGAGGTCGGACTATCAGGTGCCACGCTTTCGACTCGCCACGTCTTCAACGATGCCTCGCTCTGCCTCGATGCGGCGATTGCAGGCCAGGGCGTTATGCTCGCCTGGCAGACCCTTGCCGCCTTTGCGCTCGCCGAAGGCCGGCTCGCCGCCCCTTTCGGCATTCGCGCGCCGACCGGTTTCGGCCATTACTTCGTCACCGCTGAAGGCACGCGCGAGCCGAAGAAGGTGAAGGATTTCAAGGCCTGGATCCGTGAGGAAATGGCCGGCACGCTCGCCCTTTTCCCGTAG
- a CDS encoding Glutathione S-transferase domain protein (PFAM: Glutathione S-transferase domain~KEGG: rec:RHECIAT_CH0001239 glutathione S-transferase protein) has product MLTIYGVYRSRASRVYWMAEELGVEFRSVPVLQARRLADPLSEDAPLNTHSPEFIAVNPMAQIPSIRDGDLVMHESLAINLYLARRHGGPLSGQTVEEDGLLTMWTVWAAAEVEPHTVKIVLTYDNELENSEGGQQTIAVACRSLRRPLAVLEGHLADRQWIVGDRFTVADLNLAEVLRYAQTEEALFDAHPNIKAWIERCQTRPAYKAMQATRGKEPIEV; this is encoded by the coding sequence ATGCTGACAATCTACGGAGTCTATCGGTCGCGCGCCTCGCGCGTCTATTGGATGGCGGAGGAGCTTGGGGTCGAATTCCGCTCGGTGCCGGTGCTGCAGGCAAGGCGGCTGGCAGATCCGCTATCTGAGGATGCGCCGCTCAACACGCATTCGCCGGAATTCATTGCCGTCAACCCGATGGCGCAGATCCCCAGCATTCGGGATGGCGACCTCGTGATGCACGAGTCGCTGGCGATCAATCTTTACCTCGCGCGTAGACATGGCGGACCGCTTTCCGGCCAAACCGTCGAGGAAGACGGATTGCTGACGATGTGGACGGTCTGGGCGGCTGCGGAGGTCGAGCCACATACGGTGAAGATCGTACTCACCTATGATAACGAGCTCGAAAACAGCGAAGGCGGCCAACAGACGATCGCGGTTGCCTGCCGCTCGCTACGCAGGCCACTGGCGGTTCTCGAAGGCCACCTCGCCGACCGGCAATGGATCGTCGGAGACCGCTTTACCGTCGCCGATCTCAACCTTGCCGAGGTGTTGCGCTACGCCCAGACCGAGGAGGCGCTGTTCGATGCGCATCCGAATATCAAAGCCTGGATCGAGCGCTGCCAGACCCGCCCGGCCTACAAGGCGATGCAGGCGACCCGCGGCAAGGAGCCGATCGAAGTTTGA
- a CDS encoding conserved hypothetical protein (KEGG: rec:RHECIAT_CH0001243 hypothetical protein) encodes MLLFLAASAVAGGASRALASPRTAAGQPDLRGAIDAVEYRAIPQSGDRKTGNLEQMIERAARENVPVFLPPGTYRVSNLTLPDNTRITGVPGASRIVYTGDGHLFSAENVRRIELSNLVIDGGNRWLGDYAGGLLQFTGVDEVLIDNCEIGGSRKHGLQLERCGGRIERSRISGAAQSGLYAVDSSALSVTGNTVSDCGNGGILVHRWKKAEDGTIVSGNRIFNIRANDGGTGQNGNGINIFRADGVMVVNNQISDCAFTAIRANSASDIQISSNQCRRSGETAIYVEFAFEGAVVSANMIDGAANGISIANFDEGGRLASVTGNVVRNLTLRGPYQHEVGFGIGIAAEADTLISGNVIEGAPRWGLQIGWGPYLRNVVVTGNVVRRAPVGCAVSVADGAGTAVITDNIFQEITEGAVLGFQWEKKVSGEMAGGGSPYAQLTVERNRIS; translated from the coding sequence ATGCTTTTATTCCTCGCTGCCTCGGCCGTTGCGGGAGGGGCATCGCGCGCCCTCGCCTCGCCGCGGACGGCAGCCGGTCAGCCCGATCTGCGCGGGGCGATCGACGCGGTGGAATATCGCGCCATTCCCCAAAGCGGCGACCGCAAGACCGGCAACCTTGAGCAGATGATCGAACGGGCGGCGCGCGAGAACGTGCCGGTGTTCCTGCCGCCCGGCACCTACCGGGTCTCCAACCTCACTTTGCCGGACAATACGCGTATCACTGGCGTGCCCGGCGCCTCGCGGATCGTCTATACCGGCGACGGCCATCTCTTTTCGGCCGAGAACGTGCGGCGCATCGAGCTTTCCAATCTCGTCATCGACGGCGGCAACCGCTGGCTTGGCGATTATGCCGGCGGGCTTTTGCAATTCACCGGCGTCGACGAGGTGCTGATCGACAATTGCGAGATCGGCGGCAGCCGCAAACACGGCCTGCAACTGGAGCGCTGCGGCGGGCGGATCGAGCGCAGCCGGATCTCGGGGGCTGCCCAATCCGGGCTTTACGCAGTGGATTCCAGCGCCCTGTCGGTCACCGGCAACACGGTCTCGGATTGCGGCAATGGCGGCATCCTGGTGCACCGCTGGAAAAAGGCGGAGGACGGCACTATCGTCTCCGGCAACCGCATCTTCAACATCCGCGCCAATGACGGCGGCACCGGGCAAAACGGCAACGGCATCAACATCTTCCGTGCCGACGGGGTGATGGTTGTGAATAACCAGATCTCCGATTGCGCGTTTACGGCGATCCGCGCCAATTCGGCCTCGGACATCCAGATCAGCAGCAACCAGTGCCGGCGATCCGGCGAGACGGCGATCTATGTCGAATTCGCCTTCGAGGGCGCCGTCGTCTCCGCCAACATGATCGACGGGGCGGCAAACGGCATTTCGATCGCCAATTTCGACGAGGGCGGCCGGCTGGCAAGCGTCACCGGCAATGTCGTGCGCAACCTGACGCTGCGCGGCCCATACCAACACGAGGTCGGCTTCGGCATCGGCATTGCGGCCGAGGCCGACACGCTGATTTCAGGCAATGTGATCGAGGGCGCGCCGCGCTGGGGGCTGCAGATCGGCTGGGGTCCGTATCTGCGCAACGTCGTTGTGACAGGCAATGTGGTGCGCAGGGCCCCGGTCGGTTGCGCCGTCTCGGTCGCCGATGGCGCCGGGACCGCCGTCATCACCGACAACATCTTCCAGGAGATCACCGAAGGCGCGGTGTTAGGCTTCCAATGGGAGAAGAAAGTCTCCGGCGAGATGGCGGGCGGCGGCTCGCCCTATGCGCAGCTGACCGTCGAGCGGAACCGTATCTCCTGA
- a CDS encoding diguanylate cyclase/phosphodiesterase with PAS/PAC and GAF sensor(s) (KEGG: ret:RHE_CH01159 putative sensory box/GGDEF family protein~TIGRFAM: diguanylate cyclase; PAS sensor protein~PFAM: EAL domain protein; GGDEF domain containing protein; GAF domain protein; PAS fold domain protein; PAS fold-4 domain protein~SMART: EAL domain protein; GGDEF domain containing protein; GAF domain protein), giving the protein MMTVRDTAFGRRGNGVMRELGARRWESTDALTAETRRIVAATEAMMASTAHHLSEGIENLRLKEIVHELPDFLYVKDRDSRFVFANTVTASSLGLESAALITGKRDFDLFDFETALHHFDIEQQIMTTGEARIDMEESYVFPGSRRPICRLTSKIPLRNDRGEIVGLIGVSRDITERKRQEDLHRGQASLLEMIARNEPLPMILEALVLMIEAQLTGIDGSVLLLDSEGTRLYHGASPNLPGGYSRLIDGVTIGPKVGSCGTAAWRGQTVIVDDVMSDPLWEDFRALIAPFGFRSCWSTPIATSQNNVLGTFALYSREVRRPTDHEMTLVALATHIAGIAIERKRVDDRIHFMAHHDDLTGLPNRAFLKERLASILDQARRNNRKVTVAYIDLDNFKDINDGRGHAAGDEVLKEIATRMANSVRASDMVVRLGGDEFLVVLVHQSSHDAGITRRLRELQKAINRPIRGADGEITITSSIGVAAFPFDGATSEELLANADRAMYRAKELGRNTLQHHEGGSTPVGMPLGEHEELHQAITGDQLFLQYQPQVDVATGRITGLEALVRWNHPAKGRVPPVNFIPLAEETGLIVPLGLWVLNEACRQARQWQDMGLAPLTIAVNVSAKQFADPDFATHVAEALERHRLQSRWLELEVTESVVMQNAERALAMMETLRGLGVRLSIDDFGSGYSSLAALKTFPFDRLKMDRSLVEALPGDKTAVAIASAVISLAQTLKLSVLAEGVETDAQMDFLRQAHCEEAQGFRFSKPVSPEEIPALLRARSL; this is encoded by the coding sequence ATGATGACGGTACGGGATACGGCCTTCGGCCGCAGGGGGAATGGCGTCATGCGCGAATTGGGTGCCAGGCGATGGGAATCAACCGATGCCCTGACGGCCGAAACGCGGCGTATCGTCGCCGCGACGGAGGCAATGATGGCATCGACCGCCCACCACCTTTCCGAGGGCATCGAGAACCTGCGCCTCAAGGAAATCGTCCACGAACTTCCGGATTTTCTCTACGTCAAGGATCGTGACAGCCGCTTCGTCTTCGCCAATACAGTCACCGCCAGCAGCCTTGGCCTGGAGAGCGCTGCGCTGATCACCGGCAAGCGCGATTTCGACCTGTTCGATTTCGAGACGGCGCTCCACCATTTCGATATTGAGCAGCAGATCATGACGACCGGCGAAGCCCGCATCGACATGGAGGAATCCTACGTCTTTCCCGGCAGCAGAAGACCGATATGCCGGCTGACCTCGAAGATACCCCTGCGCAACGATCGCGGCGAAATCGTCGGTCTGATCGGTGTTTCCCGTGATATCACCGAACGCAAGCGCCAGGAGGATCTGCATCGCGGCCAGGCGAGCCTGCTCGAAATGATCGCCCGCAACGAGCCGCTGCCGATGATCCTCGAGGCGCTCGTGCTGATGATCGAGGCGCAACTGACCGGGATCGACGGATCGGTGCTGCTGCTCGACAGCGAGGGCACCAGGCTCTATCACGGCGCCTCTCCCAATCTGCCCGGCGGCTACAGCCGCCTCATCGATGGTGTCACGATCGGTCCCAAGGTCGGCTCCTGCGGCACCGCCGCCTGGCGCGGTCAGACCGTGATCGTCGACGACGTGATGAGTGATCCGCTCTGGGAGGATTTTCGCGCCCTGATCGCCCCGTTCGGCTTCCGCTCCTGCTGGTCGACGCCGATCGCCACCTCACAGAACAACGTGCTCGGCACTTTCGCGCTCTATTCCAGGGAAGTCCGCCGTCCCACCGACCACGAGATGACGCTGGTGGCGCTCGCCACCCATATCGCCGGCATCGCCATCGAGCGCAAGCGTGTCGACGACCGCATTCATTTCATGGCCCATCATGACGATCTGACGGGCCTGCCGAACCGCGCCTTCCTCAAGGAACGGCTGGCGAGCATCCTCGACCAGGCCCGGCGCAACAACCGCAAGGTGACCGTCGCCTATATCGATCTCGACAATTTCAAGGACATCAATGACGGCCGCGGCCACGCTGCCGGCGACGAGGTGCTGAAGGAGATCGCCACCCGCATGGCCAATAGCGTCAGGGCGTCTGATATGGTGGTACGACTCGGCGGCGACGAATTCCTCGTCGTGCTCGTCCACCAGTCAAGTCACGATGCCGGCATCACGCGCCGCCTTCGCGAGCTGCAGAAGGCGATCAACCGGCCGATTCGCGGGGCGGACGGCGAAATCACCATCACCTCGAGCATCGGCGTTGCCGCCTTCCCCTTCGATGGCGCAACCTCGGAAGAGCTCCTCGCCAATGCCGACCGCGCCATGTACCGCGCCAAGGAACTCGGCCGCAACACATTGCAACATCACGAAGGCGGCAGCACGCCGGTCGGAATGCCGCTCGGCGAGCACGAAGAATTGCATCAGGCGATCACCGGCGACCAGCTGTTCCTCCAATACCAGCCGCAGGTTGATGTCGCCACCGGCCGCATCACCGGCCTCGAGGCGCTGGTGCGCTGGAACCATCCGGCAAAGGGCAGGGTGCCGCCGGTCAATTTCATTCCGCTCGCCGAAGAGACCGGCCTGATCGTTCCCCTCGGTCTCTGGGTACTGAACGAGGCCTGCCGCCAGGCGCGCCAATGGCAGGACATGGGCCTGGCGCCGCTGACAATCGCCGTCAATGTCTCGGCCAAACAGTTCGCCGATCCGGACTTCGCAACCCATGTCGCCGAGGCGCTCGAGCGCCACCGCCTGCAGTCCCGCTGGCTGGAGCTTGAAGTCACCGAAAGCGTGGTGATGCAGAATGCCGAACGCGCGCTTGCCATGATGGAAACGCTGCGGGGGCTGGGCGTGCGCCTGTCGATCGACGATTTCGGCTCCGGCTATTCCAGCCTGGCGGCGCTGAAGACCTTCCCTTTCGACCGCCTGAAGATGGACCGCTCGCTGGTCGAGGCCCTGCCGGGCGACAAGACCGCAGTCGCCATCGCCTCGGCGGTCATTTCGCTGGCGCAGACGCTGAAGCTCTCGGTTCTCGCCGAAGGCGTCGAAACCGACGCCCAGATGGATTTCCTGCGCCAGGCCCACTGCGAGGAGGCGCAAGGCTTCCGCTTCTCCAAACCGGTCTCACCGGAGGAGATCCCGGCATTGCTGCGGGCGCGTAGTCTTTAG